In Lates calcarifer isolate ASB-BC8 linkage group LG23, TLL_Latcal_v3, whole genome shotgun sequence, a single genomic region encodes these proteins:
- the ormdl3 gene encoding ORM1-like protein 3 → MNVGTAHSEVNPNTRVMNSRGMWLSYILGIGLLHVILLSIPFASVPVVWTLTNLIHNLCMYLLLHTVKGTPFETPDQGKARLLTHWEQMDYGVQFTASRKFLTITPIVLYILTSFYTKYDRAHFVVNTVSLLTVLIPKLPQLHGVRIFGINKY, encoded by the exons ATGAATGTGGGCACGGCGCACAGCGAGGTGAACCCCAACACCCGTGTGATGAACAGCAGGGGCATGTGGCTGTCGTACATCCTGGGCATCGGCCTCCTGCATGTCATCCTGCTCAGCATTCCCTTCGCCAGCGTACCCGTGGTCTGGACCCTCACTAACCTCATCCACAATCTG TGCATGTACCTCCTTCTGCACACGGTCAAAGGGACGCCCTTTGAGACCCCAGATCAGGGCAAGGCTCGCCTCCTCACGCACTGGGAGCAGATGGACTACGGCGTACAGTTTACTGCTTCACGCAAGTTCCTCACCATCACACCTATTGTCCT GTATATCCTAACCAGCTTCTACACCAAATACGATCGGGCCCATTTTGTTGTCAACACTGTTTCCTTGCTCACTGTACTCATCCCCAAGCTGCCCCAGCTCCACGGCGTGAGGATCTTTGGGATTAACAAGTACTGA